One genomic window of Vibrio ziniensis includes the following:
- a CDS encoding FIST signal transduction protein has protein sequence MRLKTAISNELDANAAIEHIKLSISIEGIKAIVCYYTEAYCNQNLSNVLSRHFPNIPLIGCSSCKGLMTESGCHCGPVIGVMAIYDNSPYSAYGTANVSLTDCNDFKQAVNSAINKALSKANRVGEVPDFIILHATPGNEERIIEAIDAQFGTQVPIIGGSAADNNIAGNWSVFNEDNESSEALTLLVGFPSIPIATGLSVGYSPTEYYGLVTKAHGRYIYSINKKPAKQIYQEWLRVHSGLTILDEYLFDYVSEFPIGNVVGYIGSQPYFKLSHPIRITEDDALEMFSESKVGETITLMTGSKKHLVERASRVVKDANTKNYNESEMVGGILIFCAGSMLHLGEQMTEVYKKISAQMNKQPFICPFTFGEQGKLVGGENAHGNLMISSAIFYDSEHYL, from the coding sequence ATGCGACTTAAGACGGCTATATCAAATGAACTAGATGCTAATGCAGCAATCGAACACATCAAGTTATCTATTAGCATTGAAGGTATCAAAGCTATAGTCTGTTACTACACTGAAGCATACTGTAATCAGAATCTATCCAACGTTCTGTCTCGCCACTTTCCTAATATTCCACTTATTGGTTGCTCCTCATGTAAAGGACTTATGACGGAATCAGGGTGTCATTGCGGTCCAGTCATCGGAGTAATGGCTATATATGATAATTCGCCATATAGCGCCTATGGCACGGCAAACGTCAGCCTAACTGACTGCAACGATTTCAAGCAAGCCGTTAATTCAGCGATAAACAAGGCGCTATCTAAAGCAAATAGAGTTGGTGAAGTACCCGATTTCATTATTCTTCATGCAACACCAGGTAATGAAGAACGTATTATCGAGGCGATTGATGCGCAGTTTGGCACCCAAGTACCTATTATCGGTGGTAGTGCTGCAGACAATAATATTGCCGGCAATTGGTCTGTCTTTAACGAAGATAACGAATCATCCGAAGCATTAACTCTTCTCGTAGGTTTCCCTTCGATACCCATAGCTACTGGGCTAAGTGTCGGATATTCACCTACAGAATATTATGGCTTAGTGACCAAAGCTCATGGTCGATATATATATTCTATTAACAAAAAACCAGCTAAGCAGATTTATCAAGAATGGTTAAGAGTTCATTCTGGTCTCACAATCTTAGATGAATATCTGTTTGATTATGTATCTGAGTTTCCAATCGGTAATGTCGTCGGGTACATAGGTAGCCAGCCTTACTTCAAGTTGTCACACCCAATTCGTATCACCGAAGATGATGCATTAGAAATGTTTTCTGAGAGCAAAGTAGGAGAGACAATTACATTGATGACTGGCTCTAAGAAGCATCTTGTAGAAAGAGCCTCGCGAGTAGTTAAAGACGCCAATACCAAAAACTACAATGAATCAGAGATGGTTGGCGGAATTCTTATATTTTGTGCAGGTTCAATGTTACATCTAGGTGAACAAATGACAGAAGTGTATAAAAAGATTTCAGCTCAAATGAATAAGCAGCCATTTATCTGTCCATTCACGTTTGGTGAACAAGGTAAACTTGTCGGAGGCGAAAATGCTCACGGCAATTTAATGATTTCATCAGCCATTTTTTACGACTCAGAGCATTATCTATGA
- the ccoN gene encoding cytochrome-c oxidase, cbb3-type subunit I has product MSQEKQLEQNYNYTVVRQFTLVTILWGIVGMGVGVLIAAQLVWPQLNFDTPWLTYSRLRPLHTNAVIFAFGTSALFATSYYVVQRTCQTRLFGGPLVAFTFWGWQAIILSAAISLPLGFTSGKEYAELEWPIDIAIALVWVSYAVVFFGTLVKRKTSHIYVANWFFGAFIITVAVLHIVNSMAIPVSMTKSYSIYSGAVDAMVQWWYGHNAVGFLLTAGFLGMMYYFVPKQAERPVYSYRLSIVHFWALISLYIWAGPHHLHYTALPDWTQSLGMVMSLVLFAPSWGGMINGIMTLSGAWHKLRYDPILRFLIVSLSFYGMSTFEGPMMSIKTVNALSHYTDWTIGHVHSGALGWVAMVSIGSVYHLIPRLFNQERMYSVGLINAHFWLATIGTVLYIVAMWISGVMQGLMWRAVNSDGTLTYSFVESVQASYPFYTVRFIGGFIFLSGMFLMAYNTYKTISAPNHSLKAIQQPA; this is encoded by the coding sequence ATGAGCCAAGAAAAGCAGCTTGAACAAAACTATAACTATACAGTCGTTCGTCAATTTACCTTAGTGACTATTCTCTGGGGTATTGTCGGAATGGGTGTAGGTGTTTTGATTGCCGCTCAATTAGTTTGGCCACAGCTAAACTTTGATACGCCGTGGCTGACGTACAGTCGTCTCCGTCCATTGCATACTAATGCGGTTATATTCGCGTTTGGTACAAGTGCCCTATTCGCAACATCTTATTATGTTGTTCAGCGTACTTGTCAAACTCGTTTATTCGGTGGTCCGCTTGTTGCATTTACCTTTTGGGGATGGCAAGCAATCATTTTATCTGCAGCAATTTCTCTACCATTAGGTTTTACCTCTGGTAAAGAATATGCTGAGTTAGAATGGCCTATCGATATTGCTATCGCACTAGTATGGGTTTCTTACGCAGTGGTGTTCTTTGGAACACTTGTTAAACGTAAGACTTCTCATATATATGTAGCAAACTGGTTCTTTGGAGCCTTCATCATTACCGTTGCTGTTCTACATATCGTTAACAGCATGGCGATCCCAGTATCAATGACTAAGTCATATTCGATTTATTCAGGTGCTGTCGATGCTATGGTTCAATGGTGGTATGGTCACAACGCAGTAGGTTTCCTACTAACAGCCGGTTTCCTAGGTATGATGTACTACTTTGTGCCGAAGCAAGCGGAACGTCCAGTTTACTCTTACCGTTTATCAATTGTTCACTTCTGGGCATTGATTTCACTTTATATCTGGGCAGGTCCGCACCACCTACACTACACCGCTCTTCCAGACTGGACACAGTCTTTGGGCATGGTGATGTCGTTGGTTCTTTTCGCTCCTTCTTGGGGTGGTATGATCAACGGTATCATGACGTTGTCTGGTGCTTGGCATAAGCTACGTTATGACCCGATCTTACGTTTCTTAATCGTATCTCTATCTTTCTACGGTATGTCTACCTTCGAAGGCCCTATGATGTCGATTAAGACTGTAAACGCGCTTTCTCACTACACTGACTGGACGATTGGTCACGTTCACTCTGGTGCATTGGGTTGGGTTGCAATGGTTTCAATCGGTTCTGTTTATCACTTGATCCCACGTCTATTTAACCAAGAGCGTATGTACTCTGTTGGTCTGATTAACGCTCACTTCTGGTTAGCGACAATCGGCACGGTGTTGTATATCGTCGCGATGTGGATCTCTGGTGTAATGCAAGGCTTGATGTGGCGTGCAGTTAACTCTGACGGCACTTTAACTTATAGCTTTGTGGAATCAGTTCAAGCTTCGTACCCATTCTACACAGTACGATTCATCGGTGGCTTCATCTTCTTATCTGGTATGTTCTTAATGGCATACAACACTTATAAGACGATCTCTGCTCCGAACCACAGCTTAAAAGCTATCCAACAACCAGCGTAA
- the ccoO gene encoding cytochrome-c oxidase, cbb3-type subunit II, whose product MSSDSNNRHGIIERNVGLLAIMIVFAISWGALVEITPLIFQKQTTEPVENLKPYTALQLEGRDIYIREGCNVCHSQMVRPFRSETERYGHYSVAGESVWEHPFLWGSKRTGPDLARVGGRYSDEWHRVHLMNPRELVPESNMPAFPWLAENVLDGKNTQKKLEVFRNQFGVPYTDEQIANASKDVEGKTEMDAIIAYLQSIGHAMK is encoded by the coding sequence ATGAGTTCAGATTCTAATAATCGCCACGGCATTATCGAACGTAACGTCGGTTTGTTGGCAATTATGATTGTATTCGCCATCAGTTGGGGTGCTTTGGTTGAAATCACACCGTTGATTTTCCAAAAGCAAACTACTGAGCCAGTAGAAAACCTGAAACCATATACTGCGCTGCAGTTGGAAGGTCGTGATATTTACATCCGTGAAGGTTGTAACGTATGTCACAGCCAAATGGTTCGTCCTTTCCGTTCTGAAACTGAACGTTACGGACACTACTCTGTAGCCGGTGAAAGTGTATGGGAACACCCATTTTTATGGGGTTCCAAGCGTACTGGTCCTGATCTTGCTCGTGTTGGCGGTCGTTATTCTGATGAATGGCACCGTGTTCACCTGATGAACCCGCGAGAGCTAGTCCCAGAATCAAATATGCCTGCTTTCCCTTGGTTAGCTGAAAATGTATTAGACGGAAAAAATACTCAGAAGAAACTTGAGGTTTTCCGCAATCAGTTCGGCGTACCATACACAGATGAGCAAATAGCGAATGCGTCAAAAGATGTTGAAGGGAAAACAGAGATGGATGCCATCATTGCTTACCTTCAGTCTATTGGTCACGCAATGAAATAA
- a CDS encoding cbb3-type cytochrome oxidase subunit 3, whose protein sequence is MDIGTIHSIWTITLFVCFIGVVWWAFGKKRKARFDEAANLVFADEQKETPSNKNKE, encoded by the coding sequence ATGGACATCGGTACTATTCACAGTATTTGGACCATAACGTTGTTTGTCTGCTTTATCGGCGTTGTTTGGTGGGCGTTTGGCAAAAAGCGTAAAGCGCGTTTTGACGAAGCTGCAAACCTTGTCTTTGCAGATGAACAAAAAGAAACACCCTCTAATAAAAACAAGGAGTGA
- the ccoP gene encoding cytochrome-c oxidase, cbb3-type subunit III, whose translation MTTFWSLWIIVITVGTLLGCAILLVWCLKDKMGVEEGADMGHEYDGIREINNPLPKWWTYLFVSTFIFAAVYLTLYPGLGNFKGVLGWQSSDQKVRSLEESKASISNAQETKTLVQYAKELDDADAYFGEAFKRLAYKDGGSELRPVTEIAADSDALKVGQRLFLQNCSQCHGSDARGQKGFPNLTDNAWLYGGEPDAIVTTIRHGRIGQMPAWKDALGEDGVAEVVSYALSLSGRSVNAREAEAGKARFVVCAACHGTDGKGNPAVGAPDLTDQDWLFGDSRAAVTETVMHGRSGVMPAWLDILGEDKVQLVASYVWSLSNSDK comes from the coding sequence ATGACTACATTTTGGAGTCTTTGGATCATCGTAATTACGGTTGGTACCCTACTTGGATGCGCAATTCTTCTCGTTTGGTGTCTAAAAGACAAAATGGGTGTTGAAGAAGGCGCGGACATGGGCCACGAGTACGATGGTATTCGCGAAATCAACAACCCGCTGCCTAAGTGGTGGACTTATCTATTTGTTAGTACGTTCATCTTCGCTGCTGTCTATTTAACACTTTACCCAGGATTGGGTAACTTTAAAGGTGTTTTAGGGTGGCAGAGTTCAGATCAAAAAGTACGTTCATTAGAAGAATCAAAAGCTTCGATTTCTAATGCACAAGAGACAAAAACTCTTGTTCAGTATGCAAAAGAGCTAGATGACGCTGATGCGTATTTTGGCGAAGCGTTCAAGCGCCTAGCGTATAAAGATGGCGGTTCGGAATTACGTCCTGTTACTGAAATTGCAGCAGATTCTGATGCATTAAAAGTTGGACAACGTTTGTTCCTACAAAACTGTTCTCAGTGTCACGGCTCGGATGCCCGCGGTCAAAAAGGTTTCCCTAACCTAACTGATAACGCGTGGCTATACGGTGGCGAGCCTGATGCAATCGTGACAACAATTCGTCATGGTCGCATTGGTCAAATGCCAGCATGGAAAGATGCTCTTGGTGAAGACGGTGTAGCTGAAGTTGTTAGCTACGCACTAAGCCTAAGCGGACGCTCTGTAAATGCTCGCGAAGCTGAAGCAGGTAAAGCACGCTTCGTAGTATGTGCTGCTTGTCACGGCACAGATGGTAAAGGTAACCCTGCTGTAGGTGCTCCAGACCTAACTGACCAAGACTGGCTGTTCGGCGATTCACGTGCTGCTGTAACAGAAACAGTAATGCATGGTCGTTCAGGCGTAATGCCAGCATGGCTTGATATTTTAGGCGAAGACAAAGTGCAACTTGTTGCTTCTTATGTCTGGAGCCTAAGTAATTCAGATAAATAG
- a CDS encoding FixH family protein, with amino-acid sequence MVKPWYKQFWPWFLIILPLTVVVWTIATVIVFSNNSVSLVTEDYYKKGKGINVDLSKIHVAKDLGLNAAVYSQGSDIVIQFNKGKLDHYPAIQAMFAHRTLPDRDFTQLITADAKGNYKITRDSEMQGPWFIELTPHNGEWLVQGRVTFPSATPTQLMN; translated from the coding sequence ATGGTAAAGCCTTGGTATAAACAATTTTGGCCGTGGTTCCTGATTATCCTTCCACTTACTGTCGTTGTTTGGACAATCGCTACGGTTATCGTGTTTTCTAATAATTCAGTTTCTTTAGTTACTGAGGATTACTATAAAAAAGGCAAAGGTATCAATGTAGATTTGTCTAAGATACACGTTGCAAAGGATTTAGGCCTTAACGCTGCTGTCTATTCTCAAGGTAGCGATATCGTTATTCAATTTAACAAAGGTAAATTGGATCACTATCCTGCTATTCAAGCAATGTTCGCCCACAGAACATTACCCGACAGAGATTTTACTCAACTGATTACCGCTGATGCTAAAGGTAATTACAAAATTACCCGCGATAGTGAAATGCAAGGTCCTTGGTTTATTGAGTTAACACCACATAACGGTGAATGGTTAGTTCAAGGTCGAGTAACATTCCCTTCAGCAACGCCAACACAACTAATGAACTAG